TCGAGGCGCTGCTCGACGGACTCGCCCATGCCCAGCAGCACGCCACAGCACAGCTCCATGCCCTCGTTGCGCACGAGCTGGCAGGTGTCGAACCGCTCGGCCCACGAGTGGGTGGTGACGACCTCGGGGAAGAACGACTCGGCGGTCTCGAGGTTGTGGTTGTAGCGGTGCACGCCACCGTCGGCGAAGCGCTTGGCCTGCTCGGGGGTGAGCACCCCGGCGCTGACCGCCACGTTGAGGCCCGTCTCCTCCTGCACCAGCGGCACCAGCTCGAGCACTCGCTGCATGGTGCGTTCGTCAGGACCACGGATGGCCAGCACGATGCAGAACTCGCTGGCGCCGAGGGCCGCGGTCTCGCGGGCGGCGGCCAGCACGTCGGTCGTGTCGAGGAACGGGGTGGCCTGGACGGCGGACTCGAACTTGGAGGACTGGCTGCAGAAGTGGCAGTCCTCGGGGCAGCCGCCCGTCTTGGCCGACAGGATGCCTTCCACCTCGACGGTGTCGCCGCACCACGCCAGGCGCACCTCGTGGGCGAGGGCGGCCAGGGCGGGCACCGACGCGTCGGGGACGTCGGCCAACGCCGAGAGCTCGTCGTGGGTGAGCTGGCGGCGTTCGTCGAGCAGGGCCGCCTCGGCGCCTCGGATGGCCCGGCGGGCCTCCTCGGGGCTGAGCCGGGGCCGCTCGGGCTCGGTGCTGCGGGGGTTGGACGAGAGGGCGACGGGCACGTCGGGCATAGGGCCGTGAGGCTATCGGCCGTCCCGGGTGCACCGGAAAACGTCCCCCGGCACGAGCGGTTCGCAGCCGGCGCAGGAGCCGGTGGTCACGCCTTGTAGAGCCGCCGGTGGACCTCGAGGGCCCGGGCTTCGAGGCCCTCGGGCGTGGGGCCCAACGGGGGTCGGCACTCCCCGGCCGGCAGGCCGAGCGCCCGCAACATGGCCTTGGTCGGCACCGGGTTGGGCGCGTCGTCGCCGGTCTCGTAGGCGTAGCTCTCGACCATACGGGCGTTCAGCTCGGTGGCCCGGGCGACATCGCCCTTGGCGTAGGCGGCGAACATGTCGGCCATGACCGGGGCGCACCAGTGGGTGGCCACCCCGATGACCCCGACCGCACCGACCGCCAGCAGCGGCAGGGTGAGCGGGTCGTCGCCGCTGTAGACCTCGAAGCCGTCGGGCGCCTGGGCGATCAGACGGGCGGTCTCGCCGGGGTTCCCGGCGGCGTCCTTCACCCCGAGGATGTTGGGCACCTCACGGGCCAACCGCAACAGCACCTCGGTGCTGACCTTGCGGCCGGTGCGCACCGGGATGTCGTAGATCACCATCGGGAGCTCGGTGCAGGAGGCCACGTGGCGGAAGTGGGCCTCGATACCGGCCTGCGACGGGCGGTTGTAGTACGGGGTGACCACGAGGACGCCGTCCATGCCCGCACCGGCTGCCCGGGCGGTGAGCTCACCTGCGTGGCGGGTGTCGTTGGTGCCGCTGCCCACCATGATGGGGACGTCGACGGCCTCGCGCACCGTGTGCCACAGGGCGACCTGCTCGGCATCGTCGAGGCACGACACCTCACCGGTGGTGCCGCTCACCACGAGCGCGTCGTTGCCCTGCTCGACCAGGTGGCGGGCCAGCACGGCGGCGCCGTCGTGGTCGACCGCACCGGTCTCGTCGAACGGTGTGATCATGGCGGTGATCACCGGACCGAAGCGTGGCATGGCGCCGAATGTACCAGTGCCACCGACGGCCCCGGAGCGGGTTCACACGATCGTGACCTGGGAGAACGACGCCGCTAGGCCGGGCGGACCTCGCTGGTGGCGAGGGCGAAGTCCTCGTACTCCTCGCCGGTGTCGACGAGGTTCTCGAACTCGATCACGCCGAGCTCGGTAAACTTGGTGCGCAGCCAACCGTCGCCGGCGTCGAGCAGGCCGAGCTTGCGACAGTTGGGCACGATCTTGGAGAACAGCATCTGCTGGAACAGCAGCTGGTCGGGCCCGCGCATGGCCACCGAGACGGCCTCCTTGACGTCGACGCCCATGCGCTCCCAGACCTCTTGTTGCAAGAAGCGGTCGCGCATGCGCACGGCGGCCTCGTACGCGAACTCCTGGCGCTCACGGATCTCGGCGGCGTCGAGCTCGGCGTAGTACTCCTTGAGCGACAGCACCCCGAAGGCCACGTGCCGGGCCTCGTCGCTCATGACGTAGCGCAGCAGCTGCTTGAGCAGCGGTTCGGTGGTCATCTGGTGCATGAAGCCGAACGCGGCGAGGGCCAGGCCCTCCACCATGATCTGCATCCCCAGGTACGTCATGTCCCATCGGGGGTCGGCGACGATGTCGTCGAGCAGGAGCCGCAGGTGGGCGTTGACCGGGTAGCTGCCCGAGAGCTTCTCGTTCAGGTACTTGGCGAACACCTCGACGTGGCGGGCCTCGTCCATGACCTGGGTGGCGGCGTAGTACTTGGCGTCGATCCAGGGCACCGTCTCGACGATCTTGGCGGTGCAGATCAGCGCGCCCTGCTCGCCGTGCATGAACTGGCTCAGGATCCAGTTCTGGGACTGGATGCCGAGCTCGGTCCACTCCTTGTCGCCCCACGACTCGAAGAAGGTCCCGGAGACGTCGAGGTTGGCGCCCCGGTTGTTGGCCGCGGCGTTGGCCACGACGACGGCCTCCTGGTCGACGTCGAGCTCCCAGGGCAGGTCGGTCTCACCGTTCCACTGCGAGCTCTTGGCCTTCTCGTAGAGCTTCTCCAGCGCCGGCCGGGCGCCCTTCTCGTAGTCCCAGGTGAAGATGGACTCGGCGTTGTTGGCCACGGTGTGCGCCACCGCGTCGACGTCATCGTTGGTGATGCCGAGGATGGCGTCGAGGTCGTCGACCTCGGTCCGGCCGATGAGGCGTTCGGTGCTGGTCATGGGGATCTCCTGGCGAGCGGACTCGAGCGGGTCACGGCGGTGAGAGCGAAGCGGACGGCGTAGGGAGGGCTCATGCGAGGGCTCCGGCGCGGACGCCGGGCACGAGGTACGCGTCGACGAGGTGGCGCACGCACGCCGGGTCGGTGAGGTCGAACCGGGTGCTGGGTTGGTGGAGGTGGCCGAGCACGATGCGCGCCGCCCACTCCCCCACGGCCTCGGCGTCGTCGGGGCCCACGAAGCGGGCGAGGTGGTCACGGCCCCATGCCGCCACCCGGGCGTAGAGAGGGGCGGCGCCGTCGAAGGAGATGTAGGGCAGGACGGATCCGGGGTCCTCGACGAGGGAACGCTGCAGCACCGGGTGCACCGCCAAGGCGGAGGCGGCGGCGTGCACGGCCTCGGCCACCGCGGTGGGCAGGTCGGCCGCGGCGTCGACGGTGTCGGCGAGGCCCTCGAGCAGCGCTTCCACCTCGGCGTGGACCATGGCCAGCAGCAGCCCGCGTCGTCCGCCGGGGAACAGCCGGTAGATGCTGGCCCGCCCGCAGCCCGCCGCCACCGCGATGTCGTCGACAGTGGTGTCGCGCAGGCCCTTGGCCCCGATGCAGTCGCGGGCGGCGAGCAGGACCCGCTCCTCGAGGGTCGTGCCGAAGACGTCGACGGTGGGGGCGACCGGGTTCGGAGCAGGCGCTGTGACATCCATCGCACGTGAGACACTATGCCCATCGATGTCTCAGAGCAAGACATCGCTGCCCGATCTGTCTCAGGGGTCGGCCGGAGCCGACCTGCGCCCGGGGCGCGGGACCCCGCGAGCCCGGACCCCCGGAGCCCGGTGGACAGGAGAGGACGACTACGCCGGGACGGCTCGCACGCCGGCGAGGAACTGCGACTCGACCAGGCGACCCACCGCGGCCGGGTCGTCGAGGTCCCAGCGTCCGGGGCTGCCGAGGTAGGAGAGGTAGAGGCGGGCCAGGTGCTCGGCCGCCTCGGGGACGTCGCAGTCGGCACGCACGACCCCGTCGCGGCGGGCTCGGTCGAGGAGCGCACCGAGGTAGTCGACGATGGCACCCAGCACCAACGAGGTGGCCACGGACAGCTCGGAGAGCACCGCTTCGGGTTCGGTGCGCAGCAGCCGCTGCAGGAGCGCGTGCTGGTCGAGCGCCCGGTGCCCCACGACCAGACCGGTGGAGAGCTTCGATGCCAGGTCGGGCTCGTCGGCCACCGCCGACTCGATCCGGGCGAAGAACCGGGCGACCTCCCAGGTCACCGTCTCGGTGATCAGCTGCTGGCGGCCCCCCGGGAAGACCCGATACAGCGTGGCGCGTGACGACCCGGCGGCGCGGGCCACGTCCTCGACGGACGTGGCGTCGAGGCCGGCCACATCGACACAGTCGACGGCGGCCCGGTAGAAGCGGATCCGCCGTTCGTCGGGCCGGTCCCTCCCGGACCCGTCCGCCGGGGTCGTCGGGGCCATCAGCCGGCCGGGCCTGCCCGACGGGCACCGGCAGCCGTCGGAGCCGCGCCGGCGACGGGCCTGGCGTGGTCGACTGCAGCGGCCACCGGGCTGGCGCCCGGGGTCGGGTCGCCCCCTGGACCATGGCCACCCGGTCCCCCGTCGTCTCCGGGATCGGTGTCGTCCTCCGAGCGGCGAGCCGCGGCCCGGTTGCGCGCCACCCGTCGCAGCAGCAACGGGTACACCACGACCGTGAGCGCGGCGAAGATGAACCACTGCCCGGCGTACCCGAGGTGCGGTCCTTCGTCGAGCTGCGGAGCGGGCACCGGCACCGGCACCGACTCGGGCTGGGGCGGCTCCTGGGCCCGCAGGTCCAGGTAGAGGGGCAGCAGGGCCACGTCGACCTGCTGGTCGAGACGGGCCACGTCGACCCTCGACAGGGTGCGCAGCACCCCCTCGGCGGGGTCCTCGGGGCTCGACACGATGCCCCCGGTGTCGCGCACCTGGGGTGGGCGCACGAGGCCGGTGACGGTGACGGGCCCGGCCGGTGGGGCGAAGCGGTCCCAGGGGCCGTCGGGCTGGACGTCGAAGGGGACCCAGCCCCGGTTGACCACCACGGCCGTGCCGTCGGCCTGCACCAGGGGCGTCAACACCCAGTACCCGGGTGCTCCCTCGTAGGTGCGGTTCCGCACCAGCACCTGACCGTCGACGAGGTAGGTGCCGGTGACGGTCGCCGTGCGGTACTGCACGGCATCCACGTCGTCGGCCGACGCCGACGTCCCCTCGGGGACCAGCTCGGTGACCGGCGCCGGGCGCTCCTCCTGAGCGGCCACGACCAGGCGGTTGGCAGCGCGCCGTTCGTCGAGGCGGTCGAGCTGCCAGATGCCGGCGGCCACCATGGCGACCACGCAGGCGGCGACGAAGAGGTGCGACAGGATCCAGCGGGGGGACACCAGGAACCGGTACACACCGCCAGGCTATGGCTCACGGTACGGGCTCCACGAACCCGGACCCCGGGGCCCGACCCGAATCAGCTGGTGGGCAGCTCGTGGTCGGCGAAGCGGTCACGCAGGTCGCGCTTGGAGAACTTGCCCACCGAGGTCTTGGGGACCTCGTCGATGAAGACCACGTCGTCGGGCAGCCACCACTTGGCCACCTTGCCGTCGAGGAAGCCGAGCAGCTCGTCCTTGGTGACGCTCTCGTCCGGCTTCACCACCACGCAGGCCAGCGGACGCTCGCCCCACTTGGGATGACGGACCCCGATGACGGCTGCTTCGGCCACCGACGGGTGACCCATGATCTCGTTCTCGAGCTCGACCGACGAGATCCACTCGCCGCCCGACTTCACCACGTCCTTGGTGCGGTCGACGATGCGCAGGTACCCCTCGGTGTCGCAGGTGACCACGTCGCCGGTCCGGAGCCACCCGTCGTCGGTGAAGGAGTCCCCGGAGCGATCGTCGTCGTAGTACTCGCGGGCGATCCAGGGCCCGGCCACCTGCAGCTCGCCCCGGCTGACGCCGTCCCACGGCACGGCCTCGCCGGTGGCCTGGTCGACCACCCGGAAGTCGACACCCGGGGCGATCAGCCCGATGCTGGCTCGCAGGTCGGCCTTGGCGTCCTCGGTGAGGTGGTCGAGGGTCGACTTGATGCGACAGATCGAGGCCACCGGACTCGTCTCGGTCATGCCCCACGCCTGGAGGATGGGCATCCCCAGCTTGGCCCGGTAGGCCTCGGAGAGGACCTTGGGCACGGCCGAGCCGCCGCACGGGATGGCCCGCAGGCTGGAGACGTCGTGGCCGTCGACGGCATCGAGCACCCCCATCCAGATGGTGGGCACCCCGGCGGCCACCGTGACGCGCTGGGTCTCGATGAGGCGGACCAGCGCAGCCGGCGAGAGGTCCGGGCCCGGCATCACCAGGTCGGCGCCGCTGGCCACGCCGGCATGGGCCAGCCCCCATGCGTTGGCGTGGAACATGGGCACCACGGGCATGATCGTGTCGCGCTCGCAGGCCCCCAGGCTGTCGGCCATCATCACACCCGCGGTGTGCAGCCACGTCGAGCGGTGGCTGTAGACGACGCCCTTGGGGTTGCCCGTCGTGCCGCTCGTGTAGCACATCGACGCGGCCTGGTTCTCGTCGTCGACGTGGAACTCCGCCGGGCTGGCGGCGCCGAGCAGGTCCTCGTAGTCGTGGAGGCTCACGCCCTTGGTGTCGGCCGGGAGCTCGCCCACGCCGTCGTCCATGACCACGAGGTGGCGCACGGTGGTGAAGGTGTCGACGAGCGGCCACAAGAGCCCCAGGAGGGACCGGTCGACGAAGATGACCTCGTCCTCGGCGTGGTTCACGATGTAGGTGACCTGCTCGGGGAAGAGGCGGATGTTGAGGGTGTGCACCACCCGTCCGCTGCAGGGCACCCCGAAGTAGAGCTCGAGGTGGCGCGCCGTGTTCCAGGCGAACGTGCCCACTCGGCCGTCGGCGCTGATCCCGAGGTCGTCGAGGACCCCACCGAGACGGCGGGTGCGCTCGGCCCACTGCCCGTACGACACCCGGTCGATGCCGGTGGCGGTGGCGGTGACCACCTCCTTGTCGCGAAAGAGCTTCTCGGCGCGATCGAAGAAGTGGGTGAGCACGAGCGGTCGGTCCTGCATCAAGCCCAACATGGCGACCCTCCGTTCCGGAACCGCGCGTCTCGGACCGCGGTTCGATGAGTCGAGCGTACGTGAAAGGATCTCGGCCTGGCCGAGAAGTCCGCTCCTCCCTCCGAGGCCCCCCTGCGACGGGGGCGCCTGGCGTTGCTGCTCGGCCCCGTCGCGGTCATGGTCGTGATGACCCAGCTGGCGGATGCCTTCTGGCCCAGCCTCGTCGATCGGGCGCCGGAGCTGTTGATCGCCCTCAGCGCCCGCAACCGCTACCTGGTGCTGGTGGCCGGGCGCATCGACGAGTGGGCCTACTTCCTCATAGGCACGATCCGGCTCATGGCCCCGGATCCGTTCCTCTTCGCCCTGGGGTGGTTCTACGGCCCGGCCGCGCTGCGCTGGATGGAGACGCGCACCCCCACCGTCGGTTCCATCATGCGCACGGTGGAGAAGCTGTTCGTGCGCTTCGGTCATCCCCTCGTGGTGATCATCCCCAACAACTACGTGTGCATCATCGCCGGAGCCGCAGGCATGTCGCCGTGGCTGTTCGGGTTCTTGAACCTCACCGGCACGGTGGGCCGGCTGGTGGTCATCCGCATCGTCGGCGACGTCTTCTCGGGACCCATCGACACGGTGCTGGGCTGGATCGGCGACTACCGCATCCCGCTGCTCGTCATCTCGATCACCATCGTGGCGATCGGCGCGGCCGCCGAGGCCCGCCGGGGCCGCAGGGAGCTCGCCGCCCTGCACCTGCTCGAGGCCCAAGGACCCGGCGCCGAGCCCGAGGACGAGCCGTCCGCCGCCGACGCCGAGCCCCCTCCGCCGGGCTCGACGGTCGACCCCGAGGCGATGGGCGACCTCGACGCCGGCCACGACTCGCTGGGTGCCACCGGCTCCGGGACCCCGGGCGACGACGGGCCGGGGACCCCGGGCGACGTCGATGCCGGCCCCGAACGCCCTTGAGGGTCAGACGTACTCGGGCCTGACGTCGGTCCAGAACCCGAACGCGGCGATGCCGACGAGCAGCAGGCCCGACGCCACGGTGATGGCGCGATGACGGCGGGTCAGGAAGCGGGTGATCTGGTGCTGCGCGGGCGCGGCCAGCAACGGCAACAGCACGAGAGGCCAACCGAACCCGAGGGCGAACCACAGGAAGTAGAGGAGGGAGTCGACCAGCGCGCCGCTCCCGCTGACGCTGCCGACGACGAAGGCCGACACGATGAGAGGCCCCGTGCACGGAAGGGTGAGCGGAGCGAGCAGCATCCCGTACACGTAGGCGGTGGCCGCCGGGCTCCGCAGGATCGGCACCTGGGTCCCGGACAGGCGGGCGAACGGGTTGCGGCCCACCAGCATGGCGATGCCGAGGACGAGCACCAGGCCGTACATGACCGGGAGCAACCAGCCGAGGACGTCGGCCACGCTGCGTTGGATCTGGTGGAAGAGGAAGCCCAACGCCACCATCACCGTGACGATCCCGGCCAGCACCAGCAGGCCCATCCACTTCACCGTGCGGGCGGCCCTCGGGTCCCGGCGCTGGTTGGCCAACAGCACGAAGAGCCCCGGGTACAGCGGGAGCATGCAGACGTTGCCGAGGATGGCGGCGTTGCCGAGGGAGAACGCCTCGAGGAACTGGTCCATCGGGTCGTCGAGGGCGGTCGCTCAGACGGCCGAGCGCAGGGCGTCGACGATGTCGGCCTCGCCGATGCTCCCGGTGCTCATCTCGCCGGCGGCGCCCGACGGGCCGATCACCACGTGCGGGGTGCTCGGCGGGTTGACGGCGCTGTTGCCGAAGGCCTCGACGAACGCCGCCAGCAGCTCAGGGGTCATGACGGCGAAACGCATGTCGGTGAACCCGTTGTCCTCGGCGTAGTCGGCCACCTCCGCGGGCGACAGCGACGTCTCCACGCTGAGCACCACGAACACCGCTTCGTCACCCAGGGAGGCAGCCGCCGCCTGCGTGGTGCCCAGCTGCGACCGGCAGGTCGAGCACCAGGTGGCGAAGTTCTCGACGAACACCGGGGTGCCGGCGAAGTCGCCCAGGGTGAACGTCGCACCGTCGACGTCGGTGATCTCGATGGTCTGCCACGGCTCCAGCTCGGCCATCGGGGTGCCCGCCGTGGTCGGCGACGTGGGGTCGGCCCCGGTCGCCCCCGCCGCGGTGGTCGTGCTCGGCGCCGCGGTGGTGTCGGACGCCGGGGTGTCGGACCCGGCGTCGTCGGTCGACCCGCCGCACGCCGCCCCCACCAGGACGACCACCACGGCCACCGCGGCGACCAGCGCGCCTCGGTCGGTGCGACGGTTCGAGCGGTTCGCGGAACGCTGGTCGGTCATGGACCCCAGGAGACCACACGCGCGGCCCGCGGCGACCGGCGGGCGGGCAGAGTTTCGCGAAAGTTTCGTGGATGACGGCCCGCGAGGGCTGACTCAGCGATCCTGGTCGAGCTTGAACACCCGCAGCGCGTTCTCGCGCAGGAACTTGGGCCACACGTCGTCGTTGAACGGCACGTTCGGCATCTCGCGGAACTGGCGCTCGAGGGACAGCCCCGCGGGGAAGTACCCGCAGTACATGATCTTGTCGGCGCCACGGGTGTTGGCGTAGCGGATGATGTCCTTGGGGTAGTGCTTGGGCGCGAAGGCGCTGGTCATGTAGTGCAGCCCGGGCCACTTGAGCATCAGCTTCACCGCCAGCTCGGTCCAGGGCTCCCCGCCGTGCATCATCACCATGGTGAGCTCGGGGAAGTCGTAGAGCACCTCGTCGAACTGCTCGACGTGCTGGGGCCAGCTGGGCATGCGCGGCCCGACGATGCCGCCGTTGATGCAGATCGGGATGTCGAGCTCGCAGCAGGTGGCGTAGATCGGGTACATCAACTTGTCGCCCACACCGACCTGGGGGACCATCCCCGACGGGAAGGTCATGGCGGCGACCACGTTGTGCTCGGCCTTGAGCTGCTTGAGGCGCCGCACGGTGTCCATGCCCTTGTTGGGGTCGGCCTGGGCCATGAGGTGGAACCGGCCCGGGTGCTCGGCCTTGGCCCGGATCGAGTGATCGTTGATCCCGGTCATGCACTGCTCGATGCCGAACGCGTCCATCTTCTCGACGATCCACTGCACCGGGTCGGTGCCCGGATCCACGACGTCGGGCACGTCCTTGAACATGTACTGCGCCGGGAACTCGAACTCCTCGAGGGACTGGCGGTCCTTGAGGTTGGCCTTGAAGAAGTCGTAGGCCGCCTTCTTCTCCTCGACGCTGGTGTACGGGAACCCCATCCCGAGGTCGATGATCCCGATGTCGGTCGGCATGGCCATGAGTGCGTGTGTCCCCCTGTGGTGGCGCTCCCCCATGGGCGCCGGTAGCGACGAACCTACCGCCGATCGCCGAGCCGCTCGAACGCCCTCGCCGCGGGCGGCTGGGCCGCACGCGAGCGGTGCTCTACAGATCCAGGAGGGCGTCGAGGCCGACGGTGACCCCGGGACAGCCCGCCACCGCCTTGACCGCGATCAGCACACCGGGCATGAACGAGGCCCGGTCGTAGGAGTCGTGGCGGATGCTGAGGGTCTGGCCGGTGGTGCCCAGCACCACCTCCTGGTGGGCGACCATCCCCCGCAGGCGCAGCGAGTGCACCCGGATGTCGCCGGGGCCGGCGCCGCCGCGAGCGCCCTCGAGCACCTCGGTGGTGGTGGGGTCGGGGGCCCACTCGGCCGACGCCGCCGCCATGCGCTCGGCGGTGAGCATGGCCGTGCCCGACGGAGCGTCGAGCTTCTCGTCGTGGTGCAGCTCGATGATCTCGGCGGTCTCGAAGTAGGGGGCGGCCAGCTCGGCGAAGCGCATCATCAGCACCGCGCCGATGGCGAAGTTGGGGGCGATGACGCAGTTCGAGCGGCTGAACGCGTGGGCGAAGCTCTCGTAGTCGGCGTCGGTGAAGCCGGTGGTGCCGGTGACGGCGTGGATGCCGTGGTCGGCGAGCCATCGCAGGTTCTGGCGTCCGGCGCTGACGTGGGTGAAGTCGACGGCGACGTCGACCTTGGCATCGACGAACACGTCGGCGCCCATCGCCACCTGCCACGGCAGGTCCACGCCCGCCACCTGGCGCAGGTCGAGGCCCGCATGGTGCGGGTCGACGGCCGCCACCAGCTCGAGCGCGGGGTCGGCGGCCACGGCCTGGCAGACGGTGCGACCCATCCGCCCTCCTGCCCCGAACACCCCGACACGCAGCGTCACAGCGCGCAATCTACGGGCGTCCGGTCGCCCGGCGCCACCTGATGGGGTGGGCGCCGACGCGACAGAGGGTCGATGGACCCGGTCGTCGGACCCATCGACCGACAGCCCGCGGCGCGGTTCAGGGACCGGCGACGAAGTCGGTGAGGACCGCCTCGTCGCCACCGAAGGGCCCGACCACGGCCACCGAGCGGGGGGCCGTGAGCACCCGGGCGAGGACCCGCTGGACGTCGTCGACGGTGACCTCGCGGTAGCGACGCAGGTGCTCGTCGACGGCGACGATCTCGTCGCGGGCCATGACGGCGTTGCCGAGGCGGGCCATGCGGCTGCCCGAGTCCTCGAGTCCGAGCACCATCGAGCCCTCGATGCAGCCCAGGGCCACCTCGTGCTCCACCTCGGTGATGCCGTGATCGACGAGGTCGCCCAACACGCCCTCGACGACGCTCAGGAGCTCGTCGAGCCGTTCGGGGCTGGTGCCGGCATAGACCGAGAGGCTGCCGGCGTCGCCGTAGGACGACGGTGCCGAGAACACGGTGTAGGCCAGGCCCCGCTCCTCGCGGACCTCCTGGAAGAGGCGACTGGAGAGCCCGCCCCCGAGGACGTGGTTGGCCACGGCGAGGGCGTAGCGGTCGTCGTCGCCGTAGGGCAGCCCTCGCCAGCCGATGGCCACGTGGGCCTGCTCGGTCGGGCGGTGCAGCACGCTGAGGGGCACCAGATCCGAGCCGGGCGCGGACCGCGCTGGAGTCCGCCCGGCGGGCCCGTCGCCGAACAGGCCGACGACGGCATCGAGGACCTCGGCGTGGTGCAGGTCGCCGGCGGCGGCCACCACCAGGTTGGCCGGCCGGTACCACCCGCCGTGGAAGTCGACGATGGCGT
The window above is part of the Rhabdothermincola salaria genome. Proteins encoded here:
- the dapA gene encoding 4-hydroxy-tetrahydrodipicolinate synthase → MPRFGPVITAMITPFDETGAVDHDGAAVLARHLVEQGNDALVVSGTTGEVSCLDDAEQVALWHTVREAVDVPIMVGSGTNDTRHAGELTARAAGAGMDGVLVVTPYYNRPSQAGIEAHFRHVASCTELPMVIYDIPVRTGRKVSTEVLLRLAREVPNILGVKDAAGNPGETARLIAQAPDGFEVYSGDDPLTLPLLAVGAVGVIGVATHWCAPVMADMFAAYAKGDVARATELNARMVESYAYETGDDAPNPVPTKAMLRALGLPAGECRPPLGPTPEGLEARALEVHRRLYKA
- a CDS encoding long-chain fatty acid--CoA ligase, whose product is MLGLMQDRPLVLTHFFDRAEKLFRDKEVVTATATGIDRVSYGQWAERTRRLGGVLDDLGISADGRVGTFAWNTARHLELYFGVPCSGRVVHTLNIRLFPEQVTYIVNHAEDEVIFVDRSLLGLLWPLVDTFTTVRHLVVMDDGVGELPADTKGVSLHDYEDLLGAASPAEFHVDDENQAASMCYTSGTTGNPKGVVYSHRSTWLHTAGVMMADSLGACERDTIMPVVPMFHANAWGLAHAGVASGADLVMPGPDLSPAALVRLIETQRVTVAAGVPTIWMGVLDAVDGHDVSSLRAIPCGGSAVPKVLSEAYRAKLGMPILQAWGMTETSPVASICRIKSTLDHLTEDAKADLRASIGLIAPGVDFRVVDQATGEAVPWDGVSRGELQVAGPWIAREYYDDDRSGDSFTDDGWLRTGDVVTCDTEGYLRIVDRTKDVVKSGGEWISSVELENEIMGHPSVAEAAVIGVRHPKWGERPLACVVVKPDESVTKDELLGFLDGKVAKWWLPDDVVFIDEVPKTSVGKFSKRDLRDRFADHELPTS
- a CDS encoding DedA family protein, which codes for MTQLADAFWPSLVDRAPELLIALSARNRYLVLVAGRIDEWAYFLIGTIRLMAPDPFLFALGWFYGPAALRWMETRTPTVGSIMRTVEKLFVRFGHPLVVIIPNNYVCIIAGAAGMSPWLFGFLNLTGTVGRLVVIRIVGDVFSGPIDTVLGWIGDYRIPLLVISITIVAIGAAAEARRGRRELAALHLLEAQGPGAEPEDEPSAADAEPPPPGSTVDPEAMGDLDAGHDSLGATGSGTPGDDGPGTPGDVDAGPERP
- a CDS encoding TetR/AcrR family transcriptional regulator; its protein translation is MAPTTPADGSGRDRPDERRIRFYRAAVDCVDVAGLDATSVEDVARAAGSSRATLYRVFPGGRQQLITETVTWEVARFFARIESAVADEPDLASKLSTGLVVGHRALDQHALLQRLLRTEPEAVLSELSVATSLVLGAIVDYLGALLDRARRDGVVRADCDVPEAAEHLARLYLSYLGSPGRWDLDDPAAVGRLVESQFLAGVRAVPA
- a CDS encoding TetR/AcrR family transcriptional regulator, producing the protein MDVTAPAPNPVAPTVDVFGTTLEERVLLAARDCIGAKGLRDTTVDDIAVAAGCGRASIYRLFPGGRRGLLLAMVHAEVEALLEGLADTVDAAADLPTAVAEAVHAAASALAVHPVLQRSLVEDPGSVLPYISFDGAAPLYARVAAWGRDHLARFVGPDDAEAVGEWAARIVLGHLHQPSTRFDLTDPACVRHLVDAYLVPGVRAGALA
- a CDS encoding ferritin-like domain-containing protein; this translates as MTSTERLIGRTEVDDLDAILGITNDDVDAVAHTVANNAESIFTWDYEKGARPALEKLYEKAKSSQWNGETDLPWELDVDQEAVVVANAAANNRGANLDVSGTFFESWGDKEWTELGIQSQNWILSQFMHGEQGALICTAKIVETVPWIDAKYYAATQVMDEARHVEVFAKYLNEKLSGSYPVNAHLRLLLDDIVADPRWDMTYLGMQIMVEGLALAAFGFMHQMTTEPLLKQLLRYVMSDEARHVAFGVLSLKEYYAELDAAEIRERQEFAYEAAVRMRDRFLQQEVWERMGVDVKEAVSVAMRGPDQLLFQQMLFSKIVPNCRKLGLLDAGDGWLRTKFTELGVIEFENLVDTGEEYEDFALATSEVRPA
- the bioB gene encoding biotin synthase BioB gives rise to the protein MPDVPVALSSNPRSTEPERPRLSPEEARRAIRGAEAALLDERRQLTHDELSALADVPDASVPALAALAHEVRLAWCGDTVEVEGILSAKTGGCPEDCHFCSQSSKFESAVQATPFLDTTDVLAAARETAALGASEFCIVLAIRGPDERTMQRVLELVPLVQEETGLNVAVSAGVLTPEQAKRFADGGVHRYNHNLETAESFFPEVVTTHSWAERFDTCQLVRNEGMELCCGVLLGMGESVEQRLELIGQLRAVEPAEVPLNFLNPRPGTPFAGRPLVEPLEALRWIALFRLGLPSVILRYAGGREVTLRELQALGLTAGINALIVGNYLTTLGRSPDEDLQMLEDLAMPIGALSKAI
- a CDS encoding SURF1 family cytochrome oxidase biogenesis protein, which translates into the protein MYRFLVSPRWILSHLFVAACVVAMVAAGIWQLDRLDERRAANRLVVAAQEERPAPVTELVPEGTSASADDVDAVQYRTATVTGTYLVDGQVLVRNRTYEGAPGYWVLTPLVQADGTAVVVNRGWVPFDVQPDGPWDRFAPPAGPVTVTGLVRPPQVRDTGGIVSSPEDPAEGVLRTLSRVDVARLDQQVDVALLPLYLDLRAQEPPQPESVPVPVPAPQLDEGPHLGYAGQWFIFAALTVVVYPLLLRRVARNRAAARRSEDDTDPGDDGGPGGHGPGGDPTPGASPVAAAVDHARPVAGAAPTAAGARRAGPAG
- a CDS encoding cytochrome c biogenesis CcdA family protein yields the protein MDQFLEAFSLGNAAILGNVCMLPLYPGLFVLLANQRRDPRAARTVKWMGLLVLAGIVTVMVALGFLFHQIQRSVADVLGWLLPVMYGLVLVLGIAMLVGRNPFARLSGTQVPILRSPAATAYVYGMLLAPLTLPCTGPLIVSAFVVGSVSGSGALVDSLLYFLWFALGFGWPLVLLPLLAAPAQHQITRFLTRRHRAITVASGLLLVGIAAFGFWTDVRPEYV
- a CDS encoding TlpA family protein disulfide reductase, which codes for MTDQRSANRSNRRTDRGALVAAVAVVVVLVGAACGGSTDDAGSDTPASDTTAAPSTTTAAGATGADPTSPTTAGTPMAELEPWQTIEITDVDGATFTLGDFAGTPVFVENFATWCSTCRSQLGTTQAAAASLGDEAVFVVLSVETSLSPAEVADYAEDNGFTDMRFAVMTPELLAAFVEAFGNSAVNPPSTPHVVIGPSGAAGEMSTGSIGEADIVDALRSAV